In Legionella spiritensis, the following proteins share a genomic window:
- a CDS encoding ISL3 family transposase has protein sequence MPKKDCILNLPGYSIKKVSGENPVYIEVSYRCVVRCIHCGNKKLRKKDTFIRRIRHESIGLRRSYLCIKAHKYYCPACGRYFNQRFPGIGKYQRASESLRKQVFHYHSKGVSQKDLARDLKLGKSTVERWYHYGYELRHKKILNRLCPRVLGLDEHSFNRKVGYATTFCDLAKHKIFDVVEGRSEKDLEGYLNSLEGKDKVQVVCIDLSSSYRKLIRRYFPNAMIVADRFHVIRLLNQFCLQTYQQIDPEMKYQRGLLAALRTNPNNLTVKRLNRRERYLQQQPVIAAIYYFKQRLHRLLMRKHRTAKQCMRLIPLFLKLVASLKESPFDSLKTLGKTLYQWRDEVVRMWRFTKNNGITEGFHRKMKLIQRRAYGFRNFENYRLRVKVLCS, from the coding sequence ATGCCCAAGAAAGATTGTATCCTAAATTTACCGGGATATTCTATTAAAAAGGTGAGTGGAGAGAATCCTGTTTATATTGAAGTGAGTTATCGTTGCGTTGTGCGCTGTATTCATTGTGGTAATAAAAAGTTACGTAAAAAAGATACTTTCATAAGGCGCATACGCCATGAGTCGATTGGATTGCGTCGCAGTTACTTGTGTATCAAGGCTCATAAGTATTATTGTCCTGCTTGTGGTCGCTATTTTAATCAGCGTTTTCCGGGGATAGGGAAGTATCAAAGAGCCAGCGAGAGTTTGCGTAAACAGGTGTTTCACTACCACAGCAAAGGAGTGAGTCAAAAGGATTTGGCTCGTGATTTAAAGCTGGGTAAATCAACTGTAGAACGCTGGTATCATTACGGTTATGAGCTTCGTCATAAAAAGATATTAAACCGTCTTTGCCCCAGAGTTCTTGGCCTGGATGAGCATTCATTCAATAGGAAAGTAGGTTATGCCACAACTTTTTGTGACTTGGCCAAACATAAAATATTTGATGTGGTTGAGGGGCGCTCCGAAAAGGATTTAGAAGGCTATCTAAATTCGTTAGAAGGAAAAGATAAGGTACAGGTAGTCTGTATTGATTTAAGTTCCAGTTATCGCAAGTTAATCAGGCGTTACTTTCCCAATGCGATGATTGTGGCCGACCGCTTTCATGTGATTCGTTTATTGAATCAATTCTGTTTGCAGACTTATCAGCAGATTGACCCTGAAATGAAATATCAGAGAGGTCTCTTGGCCGCATTGAGAACCAATCCCAATAATCTCACGGTAAAGCGACTCAATAGACGAGAACGTTATTTGCAACAACAACCTGTCATTGCTGCTATTTATTACTTTAAACAGCGATTACATCGATTACTCATGCGAAAACATCGTACCGCAAAGCAGTGTATGCGTTTAATACCCCTCTTTCTTAAACTCGTTGCCAGTCTGAAGGAAAGTCCTTTTGACTCACTAAAAACTCTAGGTAAAACATTATACCAATGGCGGGATGAAGTGGTTAGAATGTGGCGGTTTACTAAAAACAACGGCATTACGGAAGGGTTTCATCGTAAGATGAAGCTCATTCAACGTCGTGCTTATGGAT